One window from the genome of Vidua chalybeata isolate OUT-0048 chromosome 3, bVidCha1 merged haplotype, whole genome shotgun sequence encodes:
- the GGPS1 gene encoding geranylgeranyl pyrophosphate synthase isoform X2, translating to MLHNASLLVDDIEDNSKLRRGFPVAHSIYGIPSVINCANYVYFLGLEKVLTLDHPDAVKVFTRQLLELHKGQGLDIYWRDTYTCPTEAEYKAMVLQKTGGLFGLAVGLMQLFSNYKKDLKPLLNTLGLFFQIRDDYANLHSKEYSENKSFCEDLTEGKFSFPTIHAIWSRPESTQVQNILRQRTENIDIKKYCVHYLENVGSFEYTRNTLKELESEAYKQIESLGGNPELVALVQQLSKMFKEPEN from the coding sequence ATGTTGCACAATGCAAGCCTACTTGTGGATGATATTGAAGATAACTCAAAGCTACGACGGGGCTTTCCAGTGGCGCACAGTATCTATGGAATTCCATCTGTAATCAACTGTGCtaattatgtttattttcttggctTAGAGAAGGTTTTAACCCTTGATCATCCAGATGCTGTTAAAGTTTTTACCCGTCAACTTCTGGAGCTTCATAAAGGTCAAGGCTTGGATATTTACTGGAGGGATACTTACACCTGTCCTACAGAGGCTGAGTATAAAGCGATGGTACTGCAAAAGACAGGCGGTCTCTTTGGATTAGCTGTAGGCCTCATGCAGCTGTTCTCGAATTATAAAAAAGACTTAAAGCCACTTCTTAACACACTTGGTCTCTTCTTCCAAATAAGAGATGACTATGCCAACTTGCACTCCAAAGAATATAGTGAGAACAAGAGTTTTTGTGAAGACTTAACTGAGGGCAAGTTCTCATTCCCAACCATTCATGCAATTTGGTCAAGACCTGAAAGTACTCAGGTGCAAAACATTTTACGTCAAAGGACAGAGAACatagatataaaaaaatactgtgtacATTACCTTGAAAATGTTGGTTCCTTTGAGTACACTCGGAATACATTGAAAGAGCTTGAATCTGAAGCCTATAAACAAATTGAATCACTTGGGGGAAACCCTGAGCTTGTAGCACTAGTTCAACAGCTGAGCAAAATGTTCAAAGaacctgaaaattaa
- the GGPS1 gene encoding geranylgeranyl pyrophosphate synthase isoform X1 encodes MDGMDETSKRILEPYQYLLQLPGKQVRTKLSQAFNHWLNVPEDKIQVIIEVTEMLHNASLLVDDIEDNSKLRRGFPVAHSIYGIPSVINCANYVYFLGLEKVLTLDHPDAVKVFTRQLLELHKGQGLDIYWRDTYTCPTEAEYKAMVLQKTGGLFGLAVGLMQLFSNYKKDLKPLLNTLGLFFQIRDDYANLHSKEYSENKSFCEDLTEGKFSFPTIHAIWSRPESTQVQNILRQRTENIDIKKYCVHYLENVGSFEYTRNTLKELESEAYKQIESLGGNPELVALVQQLSKMFKEPEN; translated from the exons atggatgggatggatgaaACATCTAAAAGAATCCTAGAGCCATACCAGTATTTGCTTCAACTACCAG GTAAGCAAGTGAGAACCAAACTGTCACAGGCCTTTAATCACTGGCTGAATGTTCCGGAAGATAAAATACAG GTTATCATTGAAGTGACAGAGATGTTGCACAATGCAAGCCTACTTGTGGATGATATTGAAGATAACTCAAAGCTACGACGGGGCTTTCCAGTGGCGCACAGTATCTATGGAATTCCATCTGTAATCAACTGTGCtaattatgtttattttcttggctTAGAGAAGGTTTTAACCCTTGATCATCCAGATGCTGTTAAAGTTTTTACCCGTCAACTTCTGGAGCTTCATAAAGGTCAAGGCTTGGATATTTACTGGAGGGATACTTACACCTGTCCTACAGAGGCTGAGTATAAAGCGATGGTACTGCAAAAGACAGGCGGTCTCTTTGGATTAGCTGTAGGCCTCATGCAGCTGTTCTCGAATTATAAAAAAGACTTAAAGCCACTTCTTAACACACTTGGTCTCTTCTTCCAAATAAGAGATGACTATGCCAACTTGCACTCCAAAGAATATAGTGAGAACAAGAGTTTTTGTGAAGACTTAACTGAGGGCAAGTTCTCATTCCCAACCATTCATGCAATTTGGTCAAGACCTGAAAGTACTCAGGTGCAAAACATTTTACGTCAAAGGACAGAGAACatagatataaaaaaatactgtgtacATTACCTTGAAAATGTTGGTTCCTTTGAGTACACTCGGAATACATTGAAAGAGCTTGAATCTGAAGCCTATAAACAAATTGAATCACTTGGGGGAAACCCTGAGCTTGTAGCACTAGTTCAACAGCTGAGCAAAATGTTCAAAGaacctgaaaattaa